CAATATTAACACATCACCCTTAAAATAAGATGAAGAAATTTTAAACCCACCTGATTTTCCAAGGATTATTAAATATACTCCAAAAAAAGAGACAAAAATTCCTATCCATCCAAGCCAGTGAGTCTTTTCATGTTTGTAAAACGAACTGAGAAGAGAAACAAAAATTGGAGATGTTGCAAGAATAATTGAGGTATTAGAAGCAGTTGTTTTGTTAATTCCGTTTATAAAAACAAATTGATAAACAGTATGGCTTACAACTCCTATAAAAATAATCTTTATAAAATCCTCTTTTTGAACCTTTAAATTTTTTTCGAAAATATAAGTAAAGAAAAGAAGAGAAAAAGATGCTAAAATCAATCGAATTCCATTAAACGAAAGTGGGTTCATCTCTATAAGGGAATATTTAATTAATGAAAGATTCAACCCCCAGATTAACATTATTGTAATCATCAAAAGATCAATTTTTGTAAAATTAACTCTTTCTTTCAATTTTATTCTTTCAGGTAACTGCTCAATTAACTAATACAAAAGCAATAAATAATTTGTAGGGCAACCCTTCAGAGCCTGCCCCGAACTTGATTCGGGGGTTGCTTAATGCAAGGCTAAAGCCTTGCCCTACATGTCAATTTATTTAATTCGTTTGTATTACTTTATCACTCCTGAAAACAAGTATTTCTTTCTCTTCAATCTTTGCCATCATTTCCTCCCTGTTAAAACTTTAAACTAAATTAATATTATTAATTAAATCTTAAATACAGCAATCAGAAATTTTCTAATATACCAGAAAGAAAGTTTTTCTCCAAATTTAATACATAAGTTACAAGGGGTCAGATCTTCATTATTTAAGTTAAGAAGCCAACCATCTTCTGAGCCAAGGATTTAAGACCAGGAAGGTGGCCAAGAAACCGAAGGTTCCTGAAAACCGTCACGAATGCTGAGGGAGCATGGTTCTTTCCGCCCTCTTTAACTTCTACGAAATATAATAAGTAATCTCAGATGAGCAATGAAGATTTGACCCCTATTCCTTCCTGATTAAGTCAGGTTGGAAATCACAGAAATGAGTTTCGATTTGGGCTGGAATCCTGAAAGTGTCGATACTCTCTCTCCTTTTTTAAAAACCAATATCTGAGGAACGTTTATAACACTGTATTCTTCAGCTATTTCAGGAGATTCACCAACATCAAGAATTCCCACGATAATTTTTTCTTTATACTCCTCAGCGATTTCTTCTAAAACTGGCCTCTGTCTTTTACATGGAGGACACCACTCTGCCCCAAATTCAACCAAAACTAATCTTTCAGAATTTAAAATTTGTTCTCTAAAATTAAAACTGTTAACTTTCAATATCTTCATTATTGCCTCTAAATTCATAAATGTTATGAAAAATGATTTTTAATCTATTTTATAAAAGGAATTAATTTCTATATTTTCTTGAGATTTTTCCCACTTTTAAACTTAATTCTTTTTCCTTCTTTAAGTTCTAAAGGAGTGTTATTTTGTAAATTTCTTCCGATTCCGGTCTTTTTCGCTACAACTTTAAACACTCCAAACCCCCTTAATTCAATTTTCTCTCCTGTTTTCAAGGTTTCTCTCATTATCTCAATTATATTATTTACTCCTGATACTATATATTTTTTTTCTATCTCAGCCTCTGAAATAATCTTATTAATTATATCTGCCTTTACCATATTTCCTCCTATTGTCGTGTCACTTAAATTTCTTTCATTATTCTTTTGTGACACGACACTTTCCCTATGGGAGAAAGATCTCCTTAGACGCTCCGCTGAGCACCCCCTCCCGAGCCATTGGTCTCGGGAGGAAGTACCTTCCCCATACTCCTTCAGTGTGCTTCATGAGAAGCTGTTTGTAATTTAAGATATTTATGGGACAGCACACTATGATTTTTCTTTTTTCCTTTTTTCCTCTATTCTGGTTTTTATAGCTTTAATAATATCTTCTGTTGATGACCCTGGTAAAAAAATTTCCTCGATTCCAATACTTTTAAGGTAGGGGATATCATCCTCTGGAATTATTCCGCCTGCAAAAACTAAAACATCCTCCATCTCCTTTTCTTTTAATAAATCCATAATTTTTGGGAAAAGATAATTATGAGCTCCTGAAAGAATACTCAAGCCAATTACATCAACATCCTCCTGAAGAGCTGAACTAACAATCTGTTCTGGAGTCTGTCTCAA
The sequence above is drawn from the Acidobacteriota bacterium genome and encodes:
- a CDS encoding HU family DNA-binding protein; this translates as MVKADIINKIISEAEIEKKYIVSGVNNIIEIMRETLKTGEKIELRGFGVFKVVAKKTGIGRNLQNNTPLELKEGKRIKFKSGKNLKKI
- a CDS encoding thioredoxin domain-containing protein, with amino-acid sequence MKILKVNSFNFREQILNSERLVLVEFGAEWCPPCKRQRPVLEEIAEEYKEKIIVGILDVGESPEIAEEYSVINVPQILVFKKGERVSTLSGFQPKSKLISVISNLT
- a CDS encoding DMT family transporter produces the protein MKERVNFTKIDLLMITIMLIWGLNLSLIKYSLIEMNPLSFNGIRLILASFSLLFFTYIFEKNLKVQKEDFIKIIFIGVVSHTVYQFVFINGINKTTASNTSIILATSPIFVSLLSSFYKHEKTHWLGWIGIFVSFFGVYLIILGKSGGFKISSSYFKGDVLILLASILWSYYTVSCRPLLKRYSPLKLTAITMGIGTLFFIPVSMKDMRNIHWQSISLKAYGGLLYSTFLAIVFAFVIWYYSVQKVGNSRTAIYSYLQPVFAVIFAFLLLSERLTLIQFLGALIIFIGIYLAKVGYNSLGT
- a CDS encoding cobalamin B12-binding domain-containing protein, which translates into the protein MERKIRVLIAKPGLDGHDRGAKVVARALRDAGMEVIYTGLRQTPEQIVSSALQEDVDVIGLSILSGAHNYLFPKIMDLLKEKEMEDVLVFAGGIIPEDDIPYLKSIGIEEIFLPGSSTEDIIKAIKTRIEEKRKKEKS